A single window of Nicotiana tomentosiformis chromosome 1, ASM39032v3, whole genome shotgun sequence DNA harbors:
- the LOC138908864 gene encoding uncharacterized protein codes for MEKNADSNAQLVSHNTLICNLEVQMGQISQSLNACPKGSLPSDTVVNPKGGNNTGHDMVVTTRSGRGGNVPTSSQRQLVDDEQVVEEEEIPTNVVQANDEVLQTAKAPLPKPPPPFPQRLAKKYGENQFKELIDIMKSFSINVPLLEALEKMPSYEKYMKDLVTKKRSMNFETIKVTHQVSAIMDSMDPKLEDPGTYTIPCTIGIAEFSKALCDLRAKIVGVIKDVLVLVDKFIIPIDFVILDYEVDYEVPIILSRPSLAMGKALIDVESGELTFRIVRQPNLNEVCLFVDLVTDVIIDDTIATINVGDMLEAVFLNFDDGEMDGFVECVDSLQGMGSYNYAPRKLSLNLENRKTPPTKPSIEDPPIFELKPLPPHLMYEFLGLCSLLPVILSSF; via the exons atggagaagaatgccgattccAATGCCCAACTTGTTTCACACAACACATTGATCTGCAATTTAGaggtgcaaatgggtcaaatctctcaatcTCTAAATGCTTGTCCTAAGGGgtcactaccaagtgacacggtggtgaacccgaagggtgggaacaatacgggtCATGACATggtcgttactacaagaagtggaagaggtgggaatgtacccacctcaagtcaaaggcaacttgtggatgatgagcaagtggtagaagaagaggagatcccaaCCAATGTAGTGCAAGCTAATGATGAAGTGC TGCAAacggctaaggcaccattgcctaagccacctcctccattccctcaaaggctcgccaagaaaTATGGCGAGAATCAATTTAAAGAGCTCATTGATATAATGAAGAGTTTctcgataaatgtgccattaCTTGAAGCCTTGGAGAAAATGCCTAGTTATGAAAAgtatatgaaggacttggtgacaaagaagcgatcgatgaattttgaaactatcaaagtcactcatcaagtgagtgcaattatgGATTCGATGgatcctaagttggaagatcctggTACTTACACAATCCCTTGCACCATTGGAATTGCCGAGTTTtccaaagctctttgtgatcttagggcaa agatcGTTGGGGTGATTAAGGATGTATTGGTTCTAGTTGACAAGTTCATTATCCCAatagattttgttattcttgattatgaagttgattatgaggtccCGATTATTCTTAGTAGACCTTCccttgctatggggaaggctcttattgatgtggaatccggagaactcacttttcgaATAGTGAGGCAACCAAATCTCAATGAAGTGTGTttgttcgtggacttggtgaccgatgtgattattgatgatacaattgccacgattaatgtgggtgacatgttggaggctGTCTTTCTAAATTTTGATGATGGCGAGATGGATGGCTTCGTTGAATGTGTTGATTCtttacaaggaatggggtcgtacaactatgcaccccggaagCTTTCCTTgaatcttgagaataggaaaactcctcctacaaagccttcaattgaagatcCCCCTATCTttgagttgaagccattgcctccacatctcatgtatgaattccttggcctttgttctttattaccggttattctttcctctttttga